A genomic stretch from Canis lupus baileyi chromosome 3, mCanLup2.hap1, whole genome shotgun sequence includes:
- the PIEZO1 gene encoding piezo-type mechanosensitive ion channel component 1 isoform X2, translated as MERHVLGAVLYWLLLPLALLAACLFRYNALSLVYLLFLLLLPWFPGPCRRGFPGHTRRLLRALLVFSLIFLAAHLTFQICLHTVPHLYQLLEPSCGPWETLSRHIGVTRLDLKDIPTAVRLVAPDLGVLVVCAVCLGLCGRLTQEAPRSQRAQELDDDDDGEVDTGSPVGLQGAPVQAPTRRSRLATRFQITAHWLLVAAGRTLAIVLLALAGIAHPSAFSSVYFLVFLATCTWWACHFPISLLGFSTLCVTVGCFGAGHLLCIYCYQTPFAQTVLPPAGIWARVFGLKALVTHGNCSSPNVLVFSTSHDWPIYVSPGILLLLYYTVTSLLKLRTRQPLDQRKEVARNDEEQEVELTQVDQWLQDQARAAATKEEGAAQHMLPTTVGSDWETDSCTVHDLTGHTPVRQRPVHPRLAEPQETSTLHSLGHLIMDQSYVCALIAMMVWSITYHSWLTFVLLLWACLIWTVRSRHQMAMLCSPFILLYGLALCGLRYVWAMDLRPELPTTLGPVSLRQLGLEHTRYPCLDLGAMLLYTLTFWLLLRRFVKEKLLKKGKVPAALTEVTVADTEPTRARTLLQSLGELVTGLYAKYWIYVCAGMFIVVSFAGRLVVYKIVYMLLFLLCLTLFQVYYSLWRKLLKVFWWLVVAYTMLVLIAVYTFQFQDFPMYWRNLTGLTDEQLGDLGLEQFSVSELFSSILIPGFFLLACILQLHYFHRPFMQLTDLEHVPPPGACPPRWAHRQDVVSGTPLLQEEEDGLSTACPHQAMQVTEANKWGLVAERLLDLASGFSDVLTRVQVLLRRLLELHILKLVALYTVWVALKEVSVMNLLLVVLWAFALPYPRFRPMASCLSTVWTCIIIVCKMLYQLKVVSPHEYSSNCTEPLPNSTNLQKMEIKQSLLYRGPVDPANWFGVRKGFPNLGYIQNHLQVLLLLVFEAIVYRRQEHHRRQHQLAPLPAQAVCADGTRQRLDQDLLSCLKYFVNFFFYKFGLEICFLMAVNVIGQRMNFMVILHGCWLVAILTRRRRAAIARLWPNYCLFLSLFLLYQYLLCLGIPPALCIDYPWRWSQAIPMNSALIKWLYLPDFFRTPNSTNLISDFLLLLCASQQWQVFSAERTEEWQHMAGVNTDRLELPLGEPNAVPNFIYCRSYLDMLKVAVFRYLFWLVLVVVFVTGATRVSVFGLGYLLACFYLLLFGTSLLQKHTRTRLVLWDCLILYNVTVIISKNMLSLLSCVFVEQMQSNFCWVIQLFSLVCTVKGYYDPKEMLSRDRDCLLPVEEAGVLWDSICFLFLLLQRRVFLSRYFLHVSAELQATALQASRGFALYNAANFKSIDLHRKAEEKSLAQLKRQMERIRAKQEKHRQSRAGRSRPQDTPDPTQEPGPGSPGGSSLPRRQWWRPWLDHATVIHSGDYFLFESDSEEEEEALPEDPRPSAQSAFQMAYQAWVTNAQTVLRQQREEQARQDQTGQLPTGGGPGQEAEPADGPDEVVAGRSHVMQRVLSTVQFLWVLGQALVDGLTDWLHTFTRHHRAMSDVLRAERYLYTQALVEGREVHRSLLDQLYTGEAEAAPAVPLGVRDAPSTASSGLGAEEPLSTATEDTGSPLSTGYHTRSSSSEEVATEPGASLHGSRELPAGTPTRMRTASELLLSRHLRIQELEEAELFEAGQGRALRLLQAAYQCVAAHSELLCYFIIILNHMVTASATSLVLPVLVFLWAMLSIPRPSKRFWMTAIIFTEVSVVTKYLFQFGFFPWNTHTVLRRYENKPYFPPRILGVEKTDSYIKYDLVQLMALFFHRSQLLCYGLWDHEEDPLSKEHDRGSEKKGTEEEQAPLEPQTEEGTGPQGEPVVAGALTQDHIQAEAGDGPPEPPVELKPRDIKRISLRFRKRRRETTEPVQPTATGVVVASRREKWSRPRERMTAMGLRLQTFCLAVAQSMYRPLRRFFDDILHTKYRAATDVYALMFLADVVDFIIIIFGFWAFGKHSAATDITSSLSDDQVPEAFLVMLLIQFSTMVIDRALYLRKTVLGKLAFQVVLVLAIHLWMFFILPAVTERMFNQNAVAQLWYFVKCIYFSLSAYQIRCGYPTRILGNFLTKKYNHLNLFLFQGFRLVPFLVELRAVMDWVWTDTTLSLSSWMCVEDIYANIFIIKCSRETEKKYPQPKGQKKKKIVKYGMGGLIILFLVAIIWFPLLFMSLVRSVVGVVNQPIDVTVTLKLGGYEPLFTMSAQQPSIVPFTQQAYEELSRQFDPNPLAMQFISQYSPEDIVTAQIEGSSGALWRISPPSRAQMKRELYNGTADITLRFTWNFQRDLAKGGTVEYTNEKHTLDWAPNSTERRQLASLLEGTSDQSVVIPHLFPKYIRAPNGPEANPVKQLQPNEEADYLGVRIQLRRERVGSGAAGFLEWWVIELQDCQAECNLLPMVIFSDKVSPPSLGFLAGYGIMGLYVSIVLVIGKFVRGFFSEISHSIMFEELPCVDRILKLCQDIFLVRETRELELEEELYAKLIFLYRSPETMIKWTREKE; from the exons gacgatgatgatgatggggaAGTGGACACCGGCTCCCCTGTGGGGCTTCAGGGAGCCCCCGTGCAGGCCCCCACGCGGAGGTCACGGTTGGCCACCCGGTTCCAGATCACAGCCCACTGGCTGTTGGTGGCCGCGGGAAGGACCCTGGCTATTGTGCTGCTCGCATTGGCAG GCATCGCCCACCCCTCTGCCTTCTCCAGCGTCTACTTCCTAGTCTTCCTGGCCACCTGCACCTGGTGGGCATGCCACTTTCCCATCAGCCTCCTGGGCTTCAGCACGCTCTGCGTCACAGTGGGCTGCTTCGGTGCCGGCCATCTCCTCTGCATCTACTGCTACCAGACGCCCTTTGCCCAGACCGTGCTCCCTCCTGCTGGAAtctgggccag GGTGTTTGGTCTCAAGGCCTTGGTGACCCACGGCAACTGCTCCAGCCCCAACGTGCTGGTCTTCAGTACCAGCCACGACTGGCCCATCTACGTGAGCCCCGGCATCTTGCTGCTTCTCTACTACACGGTGACCTCACTCCTGAAGCTCCGCACTCGCCAGCCGTTGGACCAG AGGAAGGAAGTGGCCAGGAACGACGAGGAGCAGGAGGTAGAGCTGACCCAGGTGGACCAGTGGCTCCAGGACCAGGCCAGAGCTGCAGCCACCAaggaggagggggctgcccaG CACATGCTGCCCACAACCGTGGGGTCTGACTGGGAGACCGACAGCTGTACGGTGCATGACCTGACTGGCCACACCCCCGTCCGGCAGCGTCCAG TGCACCCCAGGCTGGCTGAGCCTCAAGAGACATCTACCCTCCACAGTCTGGGTCATCTCATTATGGACCAGAGCTACGTGTGTGCCCTCATTGCCATGATG GTATGGAGCATCACCTACCATAGTTGGCTGACCTTCGTGCTGCTGCTCTGGGCCTGCCTCATCTGGACGGTGCGCAGCCGCCACCAGATGGCCATGCTCTGCTCACCCTTCATCCTGCTCTACGGGCTGGCTCTGTGTGGCCTGCGCTATGTGTGGGCCATGGACCTGCGTCCCGAGCTGCCTACCACCCTGGGCCCCGTCAGCCTGCGTCAGCTGGGGCTGGAGCATACCCGCTACCCTTGCCTGGACCTTGGCGCCATG TTGCTCTACACCCTGACCTTCTGGCTGCTGCTGCGCCGGTTTGTCAAGGAGAAGCTGCTGAAGAAGGGGAAGGTACCTGCTGCCCTGACAGAGGTCACTGTGGCTGACACAG AGCCAACACGGGCACGGACGCTGCTGCAGAGCCTGGGGGAGCTGGTCACAGGCCTGTACGCCAAGTACTGGATCTACGTGTGTGCCGGCATGTTCATTGTGGTCAGCTTCGCCGGCCGCCTCGTCGTCTACAAGATCGTGTACAtgctccttttcctgctctgCCTCACCCTCTTCCAG GTCTACTACAGCCTGTGGAGGAAGCTGCTCAAGGTGTTCTGGTGGCTGGTGGTGGCCTATACCATGCTGGTGCTCATCGCCGTCTACACTTTCCAGTTCCAGGACTTCCCCATGTACTGGCGCAACCTGACGGGCCTCACTGACGAACA GCTGGGGGACCTGGGCCTGGAGCAGTTCAGCGTGTCGGAGCTTTTCTCCAGCATCCTGATCCCGGGCTTCTTCCTGTTGGCCTGCATCCTGCAGCTGCACTATTTCCACCGGCCGTTCATGCAGCTCACGGACCTGGAGCATGTGCCCCCGCCTGGTGCCTGCCCCCCACGGTGGGCCCACAG GCAGGATGTGGTCAGTGGGACCCCGctgctgcaggaggaggaggacgggcTGAGCACCGCCTGCCCCCACCAGGCCATGCAGGTCACAGAAG CCAACAAGTGGGGCCTGGTGGCGGAACGGCTGCTGGACCTGGCTTCCGGCTTCTCGGACGTCCTCACCCGTGTGCAGGTGCTGCTGCGGCGCCTTCTAGAGTTGCACATCCTCAAGCTGGTGGCCCTGTACACTGTGTGGGTGGCCCTGAAGGAG gtGTCCGTGATGAACCTGCTGCTGGTCGTGCTGTGGGCCTTCGCGCTGCCCTACCCCCGCTTCCGGCCCATGGCCTCTTGCCTGTCCACTGTGTGGACGTGCATCATCATCGTGTGCAAGATGCTGTACCAGCTCAAGGTCGTAAGCCCGCACGAGTACTCCAGCAACTGCACCGAG cccctccccaacAGCACCAACCTGCAGAAGATGGAGATCAAGCAGTCCTTGCTATACCGTGGGCCCGTTGACCCTGCCAACTGGTTTGGGGTGCGGAAGGGCTTCCCAAACCTAGGCTACATCCAG AACCACCTGCAGGTCCTGTTGCTGCTGGTGTTCGAGGCCATCGTCTACCGGCGTCAGGAGCACCACCGTCGGCAGCACCAGCTGGCCCCACTGCCCGCCCAGGCCGTCTGTGCCGACGGCACCCGCCAGCGGCTGGACCAGGACCTGCTCAGCTGCCTCAAGTACTTTGTCAACTTCTTTTTCTACAAATTTGGGCTAGAG ATATGCTTCCTGATGGCCGTGAACGTGATTGGGCAGCGCATGAACTTCATGGTCATCCTGCACGGCTGCTGGCTGGTGGCCATCCTCACACGGCGGCGTCGTGCAGCCATCGCCCGCCTCTGGCCCAACTACTGTCTCTTCCTGTCCCTGTTCTTGCTGTACCAGTACCTGCTGTGCCTGGGCATCCCCCCGGCCCTGTGCATTG ACTACCCGTGGCGCTGGAGCCAGGCCATCCCCATGAACTCAGCACTCATCAAGTGGCTGTACCTGCCCGACTTCTTCAGAACCCCCAATTCCACCAACCTCATCA GCgacttcctgctcctgctctgcgCCTCCCAGCAGTGGCAGGTGTTCTCGGCTGAGCGCACGGAGGAATGGCAGCACATGGCCGGCGTCAACACTGACCGCCTGGAGCTGCCATTGGGTGAGCCCAACGCCGTGCCCAACTTCATCTACTGCAG GTCCTACCTCGACATGCTGAAGGTGGCTGTCTTCCGCTACCTCTTCTGGCTGGTGCTGGTAGTGGTATTTGTCACGGGAGCCACCCGCGTCAGCGTCTTCGGGCTGGGCTACCTGTTGGCCTGTTTCTATCTGCTGCTCTTCGGCACCAGCCTATTACAGAAGCACACACGCACCCGCCTCGTGCTGTGGGACTGCCTCATTCTCTACAACGTCACTGTCATCATCTCTAAGAACATGCTCTCG ctcctgTCCTGCGTTTTTGTGGAGCAAATGCAGAGCAACTTCTGCTGGGTTATCCAGCTTTTCAGCCTCGTGTGCACCGTCAAAGGCTACTATGATC CCAAGGAGATGCTGAGCAGGGACCGGGATTGCCTGCTGCCCGTGGAAGAGGCCGGTGTGCTCTGGGACAGCATCTGCTTCCTGTTCCTTCTGCTGCAGCGGCGCGTCTTCCTCAGCCGCTACTTCCTGCATGTCAGCGCCGAGCTCCAGGCCACCGCCTTGCAGGCCTCCAG GGGCTTCGCGCTGTACAATGCTGCCAACTTCAAAAGCATCGATCTCCACCGTAAGGCCGAGGAGAAGTCCCTGGCCCAGCTGAAAAGACA gatggAGCGCATCCGTGCCAAGCaagagaagcacaggcagagCCGAGCGGGCCGCAGCCGACCCCAGGACACCCCAGACCCCACCCAGGAGCCAG GGCCTGGCAGTCCAGGGGGCTCCTCCCTGCCACGGAGACAGTGGTGGCGGCCCTGGCTGGACCACGCCACAG TCATCCACTCTGGGGACTACTTCCTATTTGAGTCGGatagtgaggaggaggaggaggccctgCCCGAGGACCCCAGGCCGTCAGCACAGAGTGCCTTTCAG ATGGCGTACCAGGCATGGGTGACCAATGCGCAGACAGTGCTGAGGCAGCAGCGGGAGGAGCAGGCGAGGCAGGACCAGACAGGGCAGTTGCCCACGG GAGGCGGCCCGGGACAGGAGGCAGAGCCAGCGGATGGCCCAGACGAGGTGGTGGCTG GCCGCAGCCACGTGATGCAGCGAGTGCTGAGCACTGTGCAGTTTCTGTGGGTGCTGGGCCAAGCGCTGGTAGATGGGCTGACAGACTGGCTGCACACCTTCACACGGCACCACCGCGCCATGAGTGACGTGCTGCGCGCCGAGCGCTACCTGTACACACAGGCGCTGGTTGAG GGCAGAGAGGTGCACCGGAGCTTGCTGGACCAGCTCTACACTGGTGAAGCCGAGGCGGCCCCCGCAGTCCCCTTGGGGGTCCGAGATGCACCAAGTACAGCATCAAG tgggctgggggctgaggagcCGCTGAGCACTGCGACAGAGGACACTGGCAGCCCCCTGAGCACCGGCTACCACacccgcagcagcagcagcgaggAGGTGGCCACTGAGCCTGGGGCTTCCCTACACGGCTCTCGGGAGCTTCCTGCTGGCACTCCTACCCGGATGCGCACAGCCAGTGAGCTGCTCCTCAGCAG GCACCTCCGCatccaggagctggaggaggccgAGCTGTTTGAAGCAGGGCAGGGCCGGGCACTGAGGCTGCTGCAGGCCGCATACCAGTGTGTGGCTGCCCACTCAGAACTGCTCTGCTACTTCATCATCATCCTCAACCACATGGTCACTGCCTCAGCCACATCCCTGGTGCTGCCTGTGCTCGTCTTCCTGTGGGCCATGCTGTCCATCCCCAGGCCCAGCAAGCGCTTCTGGATGACGGCCATCATCTTCACCGAG GTGTCTGTGGTCACCAAGTACCTGTTCCAGTTTGGCTTCTTCccctggaacacacacacagtgctCCGGCGCTACGAGAACAAGCCGTACTTCCCACCGCGCATCCTGGGTGTGGAGAAGACAGACAGCTACATAAAGTATGACCTGGTGCAGCTCATGGCCCTCTTCTTCCACCGCTCCCAGCTGCTG TGCTatggtctctgggatcatgaggAGGACCCGCTGTCCAAGGAGCATGACCGTGGAAGTGAGAAGAAAGGGACCGAGGAGGAACAGGCACCACTGGAACCCCAGACTGAGGAAGGCACAGGGCCCCAGGGCGAGCCAGTGGTGGCCGGGGCCCTCACCCAGGACCACATCCAGGCAGAAGCAGGGGATGGGCCCCCAGAGCCTCCTGTGGAGCTCAAGCCCCGAGACATAAAGCGTATCAGCCTGCGTTTCAGGAAGAGGCGGAGGGAGACCACAGAGCCTGTACAACCCACAGCCACTG GTGTGGTGGTGGCCTCCCGCAGAGAGAAGTGGAGTCGCCCCCGGGAAAGAATGACAGCCATGGGGCTCCGACTGCAGACCTTCTGCCTGGCCGT GGCCCAGAGCATGTACCGGCCCCTGCGGCGCTTCTTCGATGACATCTTGCACACCAAGTACCGTGCAGCCACCGATGTCTACGCGCTCATGTTTCTGGCTGATGTGGTCgacttcatcatcatcatcttcggCTTCTGGGCCTTTggg AAACACTCGGCAGCCACAGACATCACATCCTCGCTGTCGGACGACCAGGTGCCGGAGGCCTTCCTGGTCATGTTGCTCATCCAGTTCAGCACCATGGTCATTGACCGTGCCCTCTACCTCCGCAAGACCGTGCTGGGCAAGCTGGCCTTCCAGGTTGTCCTGGTGCTGGCCATCCACCTCTGGATGTTCTTTATTCTGCCCGCTGTCACCGAGAG GATGTTCAACCAGAACGCGGTGGCTCAGCTGTGGTACTTCGTGAAGTGCATCTACTTCTCCCTGTCTGCCTACCAGATCCGCTGTGGCTATCCGACCCGTATCCTTGGCAACTTCCTCACCAAGAAGTACAATCACCTGAACCTCTTCCTCTTCCAGGG GTTCCGGCTTGTACCATTCCTGGTGGAGCTGCGGGCCGTGATGGACTGGGTATGGACAGACACCACGCTGTCCCTGTCCAGCTGGATGTGTGTGGAGGACATCTACGCCAACATCTTCATCATCAAGTGCAGCCGTGAGACTGAGAAg AAATATCCCCAGCcgaaggggcagaagaagaagaagattgtCAAGTACGGCATGGGCGGTCTCATCATCCTGTTCCTCGTGGCTATCATCTGGTTCCCGTTGCTTTTCATGTCCCTGGTACGCTCTGTGGTTGGTGTCGTCAACCAGCCCATCGATGTTACTGTCACCCTTAAGCTGGGTGGCTATGAG CCCCTCTTTACCATGAGTGCCCAGCAGCCGTCCATCGTGCCATTCACACAGCAGGCCTATGAGGAGCTGTCCAGACAGTTTGACCCTAACCCG TTGGCCATGCAGTTCATCAGCCAGTACAGCCCCGAGGACATCGTCACGGCACAGATCGAGGGCAGTTCAGGGGCACTGTGGCGCATCAGCCCACCCAGCCGGGCCCAGATGAAGCGGGAGCTATACAATGGTACAGCTGACATCACCCTGCGCTTCACCTGGAACTTCCAGAG GGACCTGGCCAAGGGCGGCACCGTGGAGTACACCAATGAGAAGCACACCCTGGACTGGGCCCCAAATAGCACTGAGCGGCGGCAGCTGGCCAGCCTGCTTGAGGGCACCTCGGACCAGTCTGT GGTCATCCCCCACCTCTTTCCCAAGTACATCCGTGCCCCTAATGGGCCTGAAGCCAACCCAGTGAAGCAGCTGCAGCCCA ACGAGGAGGCCGACTACCTAGGTGTGCGCATCCAGCTGCGGAGGGAGCGCGTGGGCTCAGGGGCCGCTGGCTTCCTTGAGTGGTGGGTCATCGAGCTGCAGGATTGCCAGGCCGAGTGCAACCTGCTGCCCATGGTCATCTTCAGTGACAAGGTCAGCCCACCCAGCCTTGGCTTCCTGGCTGGCTACGG GATCATGGGGCTCTATGTGTCCATCGTGCTGGTTATCGGCAAGTTTGTACGTGGCTTCTTCAGTGAGATCTCACACTCCATCATGTTTGAGGAGCTGCCGTGTGTGGACCGCATCCTCAAGCTCTGCCAGGACATCTTCCTGGTGCGGGAGACGCGGGAGCTGGAGCTGGAAGAGGAGCTTTATGCCAAGCTTATCTTCCTGTACCGCTCGCCTGAGACGATGATCAAGTGGACCCGTGAGAAGGAGTAG